Below is a genomic region from Cloeon dipterum chromosome 2, ieCloDipt1.1, whole genome shotgun sequence.
ccgtgaaattttaaaatttgcggtcataggagtggtcaaaatttcctctactgtgcagatttctttctttaaaattgatatttttacctcaatttctcctaaaaagttatttaaaaatttttcaagtcgcgGTCATGtgcaaataatttggaaattattattgaaaactaaagtgcctgcaagaaaaaggtaaaaatgaaaaaaaacggttttaccactgcactgaatttttttaatgcgggttttttgcaaccctatCAGCCatttatgtgatttttgttttcctcaaaCTCAAAGCCTCATCAAAAACTGAAAATCCTTTTGCTACTTTGATTCCAGGACTAAATTCGAGTCAAGAAGTAGAGACAGACAGTCATACAACGGCAATAGCAAAGGGCACAGCAGAAGTCGCAGTCCAAGTCGGCCCTCGCACCGCAAACACGGCAGAGGCTCTCCGAGGAACCACCGACGCAAAaggtttttataaatataattctttCCCATTTGCATTTGTTATTCTAACATACGTGATACAGATCGAGCTCTCGCAGTAGGAGGCACAGTAGCTCTTCCCAGTACAAACACAGCAAAAAGCGATCTCACGACTCCTTGAAAGAGTCAAAAGACGGCAAGAAGCACAAACGGCGGCGCAGACGCTCGTCCTCGTCTAGTTCATCCTCGTCCAGCAGTAGAGATTCCAAATCAAGAAGTGCATCGCGGGAGAAGAGCTGATTTGAGACTGTGCACCTTCAATTATAATGATCATGTCTATTTTTCAGtacaaataaatgaacattttgttaaacaaaattagcgaattttgaacctttttaGCCCTGTCCAAAGTTCTGCGAAAGACTAAGTTAAAGAGTACGGTCACCGAAGAGAAGATAACCTCTGTCTCTGTTTTTATGTTGGCTAAGCGCCGACGCAATCATAAAAACAATAgagataatttatattaaatgtgTAAATGCTTTAGTGTTGCTTGGCTTAGTTGGTCTCGCACCTCCAAGCTGTCAACATGAGGGTCTTGGTGAGTGGatcacaaaattgatttttaataatccatCTGGCATTAAACGACTCAATTTTTACGGATTTCTGAACTGTACAATTCATTGTCTCATTTACATCGCGAAAAATTGGTGGAACGAATCAGAATCTTAATAAAACCTGAGTCTCCTTAATGAATTGCTGTTAAGTAGAAAAGCTGCTTgtctgatattaaaaaatcaaattggttCATCGAAATTCCATGGTGGCTGTGCCAAAGTCCATACTTAAAGACTGACGGCAATACTCTGCAGCAAACGGTGTCCATCCTCGACCCCTCGGAGCTCGTCCGCCCAGAGGTGGGCTTCGCGTCCAAGGACGAGCACGAGTACCGCGATTACACGGTCACCGCTGGCGACGCGCACATGGAACGCGTCCTGCAGACCTACACCGAAATGCACGACTCGCAGACGGTCGACTCGGTGCGCTCGCGTCTCAAGCGCTGGACAAAGTTCAACGCTTTTCGCGCCGAGGTGCTCGAGACGCTGGACAAGCTGGACAACCTGGTGGACGAGAGTGACCCTGACTTAGATCTGCCCAACAGCGTGCACGCTTACCAGACGGCCGAGCAGCTGCGCAAGGACTACCCCGACCTCGACTGGCTCCACCTGACAGGTCTCATCCACGACCTGGGAAAGGTCGCTTCATCATCCCAAGTAGTtagtgttttttgttttaatattaatttcatcattAGGTCATGGCATTCTACGACGAGCCCCAATGGGCGGTTGTTGGTGACACATTTGTTGTCGGATGCGAGTGGGCCGACAGCATTGTCTACAGAAAGGAGACTTTCAAGAACAATCCGGACGGCAGTAACCCCAAATATAAGTATGGCTAGTTTTGATTGAGATATTATacgtattttatattttaattgataagataaatggttaaatttgagtttctgtaatcaatttaattgattgaaaattgctGTTAATTTGTCGAACAATATTTCATTGGGGAAATTTAACTAATAGGCTGTCATTAGGTCAATttcctcatttaaatttaaattcaaggaTGGCTCGAATGAAAATTACTAATAGGCATAGAAGTATTacaccaaacaaaaaatataaaaagctcacaacaaatatttttcaatgaataaccatcaaattaagagaaattaaaaaagatatacACAAGCATCTTatcttgtgaaattttaattattgaatgcTCCGCTCTGCGCAGATTTTCTCAGGACGGATAATTATTCCCAAACAGCTAACCATATCCTGAGTAAATTCGCACGGCATGGGTATGAGAAAGTGCTGGAATTTTCTTGGGGCCAAAAATTCTTCGCTAGGATGCCAGAGTTAGGTTAGCCCATTtggcataaataattttaattaagattaaCAGCAACGCAATTTTCAAGACGGCAAGCCAAATTGAACTATTTTATGAGATAATTtacttatatgtattttagtGAAGATATAAACAGTTCTCCTGCACAAAGTTATGGGGGTTGAagtttaatcattaaaaattcgaaatatattaaattgcagCACCAAATTTGGCATGTACTCTGAAAACTGCGGTCTGGACAATGTGACCCTGTCCTGGGGCCATGACGAGTACCTGTACAGGTTCCTCAAGCACAACAAGTCTACCCTACCAGAGGAGGCGCTTTACATGATCaggtgaaaattattacacGCCAAggggggattttttttatatttaacatttttgttaTGGTAAAAGAATACTTTGCTAAATAGGGCACTTGAAGGTCACGGTCATTAAGAAACAATCCTCCTCATacctattttattattttcgccaGGTATCATTCCTTTTACCCGTGGCACAGGGGCGGCGATTACATGCACCTTTGCAATGAAAAGGACAAGGAGATGCTGAAATGGGTGCAGTTGTTCAAGTACGTGTgcactgaaaatttatgaGTCTGTCGCGGAAGCTAATCTCTAATGGAAAAACAACCTCTTCCTCTTGCAGCCGCTACGATCTGTACACAAAAAGCGACCAAATGCCCGATGTTGCGAAGATCAAGCCCTACTATCAGAGTCTCGTTGATAAGTATATACCCGGCGTTTTGGAATGGTAAACTTCAGATTTGAGCTGTCAAAATACTTACTGATAATGATGCTGTCCTCTTAATGAAATCGTCATAGTATATTTTTCTGGGTTAACGACTTGTAAGAAAAAACAAagattatataattatacttCTGGTAATGTATTTCATGAGCAAAACTAACGTTTACATAACAATTTAAGGAACTtttgatttacattttatcCCTCATGTAAAGCccgatataaaaataaattgtatattgATTTTATCCTAACAGTCTACTACAGTACAGTTCTTTACTGGGTGtactatttgatttttaaatattgacacCGTTTTAACGTGGACACATTGCGTGCCTTCCTCCGTCTACCGGAATGTGAGCTCCAGTGATGTAAGAGGCCCCTGAGGATGCCAGAAAAGTGATGACAGAAGCCACTTCCTCAACATTTCCAACTCGACCAAGGGCGTGAGTGGTCTTGCTGTGCTCCAAATACTGCAggatacatatttttaaatttataataaggCAATGTTaaagaatttaatcaaataaactgGGCAGGTGATAAAAACTAAAGggaatcaaatcaatttgtgTTACCTGTTGATACTGCTCCTCGGAGACGCCTGCTCGCTTATGAACCTCAGTGACTATCACACCAGGGTTGACAGCATTCACTCGCACACCGTGTTTGGCTAGGTCCAGGGCAGCACTCTCAGTGAACTGGTCAACAGCCGCTTTGCTCATGTTGTAAACGCATATGCCTGGGAACTGGGTGCACAATTTGGTTATTTGCGAGTGcgtaaaaaggatttaaaatgtttaccGCTCTTATGCCGCAAACGCTGGAAATGTTGATGACATTTCCTTTGGAGTTGATCAGATGCGGTGTAGCTGCAGTGGTCATTAGGAAGACAGACTTTGCGTTGGCGTCCATTTGTTTGATGTAGTCCTCCTCAGTGGCTACTTCGACACTACCCATCACCAAGATACCAGCATTATTCACCTGGACgacaaaatcatattaaaatatacacacCTTATTAGAGATAGagacataaaaattttaaacaaaaaattaattgatacggaaaaaatttgaaatacataTAGTACCAGAACGTCCAATTTTCCGAATGAATCGATGCAATTCTTTATGATGACTTTGCAGTCTTCCGATTTCGTCACATCACCAGTAATAGAGACGATCTTGCTATCGTCAGCACAGGCTTCcacgcatttttttctggttttctCAAGATTTTCGGCATTTCTGCCGGTTATCACAACTTTGCTGCCAAGGCGTGCAAAGTGAACAGCAGTCTCTACGCCGATCCCTGAGCTGGCGCCTGTTGGTGTTCagtcataataataaatgcaaGAGACAGATCAGAGatctcacaaaaaataaacaaaaattatcgtCAAAGCTCACCTGTGACGATCACAACCTTGTCCTTGAGAGACTCCAAAAAGGTGCCAGCCATCTTGCGTTGGACTTTCGATAAATCACGACTATCACGAGTTAGTGTTTGGTATTAAACGGCCGTGTCCTTACGCAAGACAGAGAGACCAGTTcctattatattataatttagttCTCCAAATGGTCAGAGAGAAAGGTTAGAGCCAGAGCCGAATTCAAATCTGGCGCCCTCTGGCAGTAGCGAATCAACAAGCTCCCTTGGTGATGccgacaaataaaaaatttaaaataataaaatagtcCTCCAAGAGCATtggaaaatttacataaaacccggatgaaaataataaaaatcagttaaatGCAGCAGTGTGATTTTTTCTCAGctaggaaaatattaattcaagatCGGCGCTTTGCGGAAGAGCCGTTTTGGCGAAAACggcgaaaattaaatcaccGGCTTAATGCGCGTGCGCAATCGAAGCGGAAGTAAGCCGAAGCAACGCAACGAGCACCGCTTTCGCGCCCATCATTTTGCCGGTCAACAGAATTCTcagcaaaacaaacagcagTCCAGCGGCAACCGCCAAAGTTTAGTAGCAAATCAGAGAGCAAACATGCCGAGACCGAAGAAGGCCGACGCACCAGCCGCCGAGAGCGCCGATAAAACCGAGGAAGCCGCCGCAGCGACCGCCTCCGATGGAGAAGCCGCCGAAACGGCTGCCCCCGCGAAGAAGCGTGGCCGCAAGCCCGGCGTCTCCACGAAAAAGCCCGCCGAGCCGACGAGGGAGAAAATCCCTCGTGGGGCCAAGGCCGCCGCCAACATCAAGCTGGCCGAAAAGGACGAAACGGAGGTAAAGCCGAAGAAGGCTAAGCCTGCTGCCAGTGGCTCCGGAAAGGGCCGCGGAAGGCCCAAGAAGGTGGAGAAGGAGGAGGTAATAATGACCCACGCTTTTCATTAGAATTTCaggattttgaattatttttccttttgtatCAGTCTGCGGATGAGGCAGAGGAGAAGGAAGAATCcgaggaggaagaggaagagGCCCCCTCCAAGAAAGCTGTAAGTTCCAGGAGAATAATGCTACGAGATTACCAAAATTATAGCCTTAGAATTTGATGATATCGATCTGCATTCTAGTTGCTAAATTTAACTTATGCATAGTAATTGGCTGGAAATTGTTGCTTTTGCCCTATTTTACTGCATGCCAATCTAATTCCGTTTTTGAAGAGACAGCCTGATGCTGAGATTAGCACCGATGAGGATGATTCTGAGGAGGATACTACGCACATTGCAGAGAAACCCCAGAAGAAAACTGGCAACAAGAatgttagtttttaatttttctaattgataTTATTCTCGATTTGAAGAACAGCCTTGATAGATTTATTGATTGAGGgtagaattaataattttcatgtaTAGCAACAGGCTTCAAAGAAGGCAACTCAGAAGCAAAGTGATGAGAAAGTGGACAAGAAATCCAAGGGAAATAAGAAGGACAgtaaagtaataattttagtgCATCTTGTGAAGAGTCTGCCTTattgtttataatattacatagGAAGAAGAAGATGAAGATGATGGATATGAGCCAGACAGTGACCAGGTAAGTTATGATTGAATTGCATGTGTACACTACTGAATTTCATTCACTTCTTTTAGTCTTGTTACATTATGTTGATTTTTAGGCGTCGAATGATGGAGTAAAGGAAGTGGACAAGAAAGGTACCAAAAAGGATTCGGGCAAGTCTGCTGTTCAGGTGCATGACCTAGTATTTAAGCGCTTCATTTCATAACTTGGTGACTCTAAGGGCAAACCCTCCAAGGCCGGTACAGCCAAGGAGTCTACCACTGCTGGCAAAGAAGAACAGCCTGAAGAAACTTCTGACCAGGAAGTCGCAGATGATGACAAGAAGGCTGCACCCAAGAAGGTTTCGAATGCTCTAcgctttgattaattttatatctttgcttcttttttatatGTGTCTAATTGCATGTGTAAATCCATTCAGAAAGCAGCAGCTAGGAAGGGCCAGAAACAGAAGGAGGATGCCGACAATAAGGTTTAATTCAAACTGCACTTGATCGAAATTTCTGCACGctttgctcaatttatttccagtcaattaaaaaattagatgttTGTTAATTGCTGTGCATTTCTCATTTCGTTGAATCTTGTTTTGCAGAAGAAGGAAGACTCTGAGAGTAAGACTTCCAACGGATCATCCACTAACGGCGCTAGCAAGGCCAAAGGCAAAAAGGCTGTTGCTGCTGAAGCCTGGTAATAAACTAGCATTATCTTTTCTGGGAATTGATAACAAAATCAGCCAGCTACGTGTACAGAGCTCATTATACcttattttaacatttgacCGGGagattttagtaattttaggTTTAGTGCAGCGTTGAATAAATTaaggtcaaaattttggatACCTAGatcatctgaaattaaattgttactGATTGCTGAATTTGTTTATCTTCGTGTTGCAGCAAATCATGATCAGTATTCAAGCGCAAAGCGCTGGAGATCGGCAGCGTTCTGCAAGAAACTTATCCCGAGCTGGAGTTGTTGATCAACGAGGGCAAAGCACCGCGCCGAGGCGCCTTCGAGCTTGAGCTAATCCTCGACGGCGAGCGCCACCCACTTTGGAGCGGCATCAACAAGGGACCCCCGCGCAAGGATAAGTTTCCAGAACCTGCCGCCGTTTTGAACATGGTGAACAAACTCCTCCAGTAATCCGAACACAAGAGCAACAACAACCAGCACTATAGCCATGTATGCCCTGGCAGTGGAGCGCCTCTACTCCCATCCTCTTCTCTAAACACCGATCAATTTTATCAGAATCTCGACTCGCAAAGTACAAAAGCATTTCGTTCAGCAATCTTCTCGGCCGATTCAAAGTCTCGAAACATTTCACGCTCTATTCACCATTTTCGGCCCAAATCCGCGTTTCGTTTTCGAGTTGGGGCGGGCGAGACGGAAAGGAGCTGTCACACTGGCgtgtcgatctcatgacggcCGGCAGGGAAAGGCCCCGCGGCCTCCCGGTCGGCCTGACGCACTCGCACGGCCAGTGGACGGTTCACTTTCATCTCCTGCCACTGCTAGGGTATGAAGCATTTTAAACAAGTTTTTTAAGTACAATGATGTGTGAGTAGGAACTGTTCAGTGTCTATTATCCATAAACTGATGATCTTCAGCTGAATAAGTGCGTGCAAGCTGagaggtttttaaaaaaagcgatCAGTACTTGTTCTAAATGTCAATTTGCTCACTTCTGCATTCACATCTCCTCCGTTTGTTCTGTGTGCGCGCGCCCCTATGAACTTTTCttcatttgtttgaaataagaTTATTGATTGCAACCAGCAGGCGCATTTTATATGGTCTTAGAGTCTAGAATTAAATGATTAGTgtattttctcaatttcatttgcacaaaaataaaatattgtattagTGAAGTCAAAAATGTTGCGATTCATTACGAATAAAACccttcaaaaaaattgtatcctctagaatttttattagacCTTGAGAAGAAACCTCAATAAGTAGTGATCTTGGTTAGATCTCCAAACGCTTTTTTTTATCCAGTGAGAGTCATTGATGAACGTTTATCCAATTGCTTGGTGTCTACTTTCGGCTACAGATTTGTTCTATCCATCGATATTTACTCGCATAAAcataaaagttgatttaaacaGACTTTGCTGCCAGTGAAGACGCCAAAATCGGAGATAGcagttgaaatattatataattatttgatcgAAAAGTACAGGACGCTGATTGACTGAAGCAAACGCGCAATTCGCGACACCTGTGATCTGATTGCAAGCTATGACGcgccagccaatcagcgtcgaggatttttCTAGCAAAGAATTTGAAGTGCTGTCTAGTCTacgatttgaatatttcattccaatttatgggtttaaatcaactttcaaTGCGTTTCTGCGATTTATCAATCGATATAGTGACTCTTTAGCTGCAAGTagacacaaaaaaatcagttgcGAGGGCAGCAATATATaagaataaagaaatttttaaaatgcatttctcTAGACTTTTCTCAGGGTTCTTATCTCAGTCAAAGgtcacttaattattttatcttataTAAAAATCAGTTCTGGAAGATTCCTTATGGCACCTGCGTTCAAGCATTGCACGAATAAAATGGTGAAAGGAgaaacaagaaatatttttgcctaCTGAAATATATTCTTAGCTATTATGAAACCAGAAGTGGAGGTTTCATTTTCAGTATTCCGTAAAGGGTCCATGGAATAAAATCTTAAGTAGGAAACAACTGCGTTCTCCACAGCaccataatttaatataaccatgtacaaacaaaatattaaatttaacatttttgtgtTCGAATGCTGGAAATATATCACCGTTTTACACAAAGAGACCACTTTGACCAGTGTCCAGGATAAAGCATTTTGAATTCTTGCTTATACCCATGGAAAAATCTACAACTCATCTTTTTGGAATGAATTCAGAATGTTCAGTCGCacagaaatttcctctttcttCTCCTTGCTAATCTTGCTTTCGAGCAGATTTTGCACCCGCTTGACCTCATTGGCGACAAATTCTTCCCCCTTCTCGATCACCCTCCTCATTGTCTTCACATAAGTTtccgctgctttttgctcgcTTTTGCCGGTGGCTTGGTCCCACAGGTCTTCCGCCTCTCGCAGCAACACCTTCCGCTGCGCCACATCGGCACTCGCAAACTGCAGACCAAAATATTGAGCTATGggacaattaaataaatacaaatctAATTAACCTTCATGGCTATCGTATCGAATTTCTCCAAGCAGCCTGGCAGTCCAATGTATACTCCCGAATTCGACCTGATGAATTTCTTCAGTTCGTCCGCGTTGAAGTCTTTGCCTTTGAAGTCGATCGGAGCGTCCTTGCCCTGAACGAACAACTTTACCGCAGGGTAGTCCTCTTTTTTCACTTCAAACTTCTTGGCGAGGTCTGCATTCTCGTTGTCTCCATAGTCTTTCACTCCAACGTCTGCAATTAGCAGGTCTAATTGGAGGTGGGAAGCCTCAGCCACTTTAAGGAACTCGTCGTGCTTGGCACCATACGGGTAGGCTATGTCGAACTTCACCAGGGTGGctttgaactttgaaattaCCTGCAAACCcataaattagaatattttccaTAATACGTGAAttgaaaccatttaaaaaaatgctcattTACCTTATCAAATGTATAGGAATCAAGAGATACACTGCCTTTGCCATGAACATGCAGGGCAAAAAGAAGGGCCAAAAAGACTGGTGTGAGtagtttaaacattttttaaaaaatggaatgaaataaaatgtttttaaatgcagctttACGCCGCCTGCCAACGATAGTTTCGGGCGTTTCGGGAGTAAAAAGATCGAGAATaatctcttaaaaatataacgttGGATAAGAGCGGAAAACCGGAAAAGCTTGCGGTGACCGGTGAATGTTTACAAAATTCAGAGGTAGAGGGGAAGCTGATTTGGAAGATTATGATTGGATAGTTAAGCGAGAGGGAAAAAAACGCGCGAAGACTCACCG
It encodes:
- the Miox gene encoding inositol oxygenase, with protein sequence MRVLQTVSILDPSELVRPEVGFASKDEHEYRDYTVTAGDAHMERVLQTYTEMHDSQTVDSVRSRLKRWTKFNAFRAEVLETLDKLDNLVDESDPDLDLPNSVHAYQTAEQLRKDYPDLDWLHLTGLIHDLGKVMAFYDEPQWAVVGDTFVVGCEWADSIVYRKETFKNNPDGSNPKYNTKFGMYSENCGLDNVTLSWGHDEYLYRFLKHNKSTLPEEALYMIRYHSFYPWHRGGDYMHLCNEKDKEMLKWVQLFNRYDLYTKSDQMPDVAKIKPYYQSLVDKYIPGVLEW
- the LOC135938005 gene encoding uncharacterized protein DDB_G0286299-like isoform X2 — protein: MRVRNRSGSKPKQRNEHRFRAHHFAGQQNSQQNKQQSSGNRQSLVANQRANMPRPKKADAPAAESADKTEEAAAATASDGEAAETAAPAKKRGRKPGVSTKKPAEPTREKIPRGAKAAANIKLAEKDETEVKPKKAKPAASGSGKGRGRPKKVEKEESADEAEEKEESEEEEEEAPSKKARQPDAEISTDEDDSEEDTTHIAEKPQKKTGNKNASKKATQKQSDEKVDKKSKGNKKDSKEEEDEDDGYEPDSDQASNDGVKEVDKKGTKKDSGKSAVQGKPSKAGTAKESTTAGKEEQPEETSDQEVADDDKKAAPKKKAAARKGQKQKEDADNKKKEDSESKTSNGSSTNGASKAKGKKAVAAEACKS
- the wbl gene encoding endoplasmic reticulum resident protein 29, coding for MFKLLTPVFLALLFALHVHGKGSVSLDSYTFDKVISKFKATLVKFDIAYPYGAKHDEFLKVAEASHLQLDLLIADVGVKDYGDNENADLAKKFEVKKEDYPAVKLFVQGKDAPIDFKGKDFNADELKKFIRSNSGVYIGLPGCLEKFDTIAMKFASADVAQRKVLLREAEDLWDQATGKSEQKAAETYVKTMRRVIEKGEEFVANEVKRVQNLLESKISKEKKEEISVRLNILNSFQKDEL
- the LOC135938005 gene encoding uncharacterized protein DDB_G0286299-like isoform X1 — encoded protein: MRVRNRSGSKPKQRNEHRFRAHHFAGQQNSQQNKQQSSGNRQSLVANQRANMPRPKKADAPAAESADKTEEAAAATASDGEAAETAAPAKKRGRKPGVSTKKPAEPTREKIPRGAKAAANIKLAEKDETEVKPKKAKPAASGSGKGRGRPKKVEKEESADEAEEKEESEEEEEEAPSKKARQPDAEISTDEDDSEEDTTHIAEKPQKKTGNKNQQASKKATQKQSDEKVDKKSKGNKKDSKEEEDEDDGYEPDSDQASNDGVKEVDKKGTKKDSGKSAVQGKPSKAGTAKESTTAGKEEQPEETSDQEVADDDKKAAPKKKAAARKGQKQKEDADNKKKEDSESKTSNGSSTNGASKAKGKKAVAAEACKS
- the LOC135938008 gene encoding uncharacterized oxidoreductase TM_0325-like — its product is MAGTFLESLKDKVVIVTGASSGIGVETAVHFARLGSKVVITGRNAENLEKTRKKCVEACADDSKIVSITGDVTKSEDCKVIIKNCIDSFGKLDVLVNNAGILVMGSVEVATEEDYIKQMDANAKSVFLMTTAATPHLINSKGNVINISSVCGIRAFPGICVYNMSKAAVDQFTESAALDLAKHGVRVNAVNPGVIVTEVHKRAGVSEEQYQQYLEHSKTTHALGRVGNVEEVASVITFLASSGASYITGAHIPVDGGRHAMCPR
- the LOC135938005 gene encoding uncharacterized protein DDB_G0286299-like isoform X3, which codes for MRVRNRSGSKPKQRNEHRFRAHHFAGQQNSQQNKQQSSGNRQSLVANQRANMPRPKKADAPAAESADKTEEAAAATASDGEAAETAAPAKKRGRKPGVSTKKPAEPTREKIPRGAKAAANIKLAEKDETEVKPKKAKPAASGSGKGRGRPKKVEKEESADEAEEKEESEEEEEEAPSKKARQPDAEISTDEDDSEEDTTHIAEKPQKKTGNKNQQASKKATQKQSDEKVDKKSKGNKKDSKEEEDEDDGYEPDSDQASNDGVKEVDKKGTKKDSGKSAVQGKPSKAGTAKESTTAGKEEQPEETSDQEVADDDKKAAPKKKKEDSESKTSNGSSTNGASKAKGKKAVAAEACKS